In Thermoanaerobacterium xylanolyticum LX-11, the genomic window AAGTATATTGATGTTGCTGTGGACACCGCTAAAACTTACCATTTATTCTTTTTAACTGGTATAATAACATAAATAGCTATAAATCTTATAAGATAGTTAACGGCAATATAAATTTGCATTTTTTAGATTCTGTATTGCATTCTATAAAAGATTAATTTCGAAATCTGTGATATTTATCACAAATTTTGTGCTGTTTTTGTTGTATAGTATATATTGGACAAAAATGAATGGAGGTTATCAAATGGTCAAAAGGAAGATAGTAAAGATCGATGAAGAGAAGTGCAATGGATGTGGACTTTGCATTTCACCATGTGTTGAAAGCGCAATAGTTTTAGTGAATGGGAAAGCCAAAGTCATAAGCGAAGAGCTTTGCGATGGCGCAGGTGTATGCTTGAATGTGTGTCCAACAGGCGCTTTGTCTATTGAAGAAAGGGAAGCAATGCCTTTTAACGAAGAAGCTGCATTGAAGCACAAGGCTACCATTGACAAAGATAGATGTTCATATTGTGGCAACAGCGATGATGATGCGCCAATTTTGACGTATAAATACAAAGGAGAGATAAAGCAAGTCTGCGTAAGATGTCTTCCGGCTCTTATTCACGGTTGATCCTTTTAGGGATGTTTGGCGGTTGAGAAGATGTACCAAGATCTTTGTGGCGTGGTGAATGAACCACAGTGATGCTGTTCATGATTATTTCTACGTCTTCTTCACCGTCTTTTATTTTTTTTCTAAACTCCACTCTGGGTACAACTACTGTGACCTCATGTGGTACATCTATGTTTGTCTTCCTTTTTACCTCCACATCAAGGCCGTACAACCTTAATGTTATTTTGTCGTATCCTTTGCTTCTTTTAAATAGTTTTTTTGCCATATTTAATATACTTTTTATATTAACCATGATATAACCCCCAATACAATTTATGAAAAAAATGATATATACGTTCATACAGATGATGATGTATTGTATAAAATAACAAATTTGATAAAAAATATAGACAAACTCATAAAGAAAGGGTGTATTTATGAAAAATAATATGACGGCAGCTAATCTGCGCTCTGCATTTGGCGGGGAAAGCATGGCATATCAACGGTACAAATCGTGGGGTAAAATTGCCATGCAAGAGGGCTTTAAAAACGTATCAAAACTTTTTAATGCCATAGCGTATGCAGAGGAAGTTCATGCAGGAAATCATTTTAAAGCACATAGAGATATTGAAGGAGATTTTTTAGTGCCATCAATGGCTGGATTCGGTATAGGAAATACGTCTAACAATTTAGGTAAAGCCATAAGCGGAGAGCTTTTTGAAGTAAACGAGATGTATGCGACGTATATTGCTACAGCAGAATTTCAACAGGAACAG contains:
- a CDS encoding rubrerythrin family protein, which produces MKNNMTAANLRSAFGGESMAYQRYKSWGKIAMQEGFKNVSKLFNAIAYAEEVHAGNHFKAHRDIEGDFLVPSMAGFGIGNTSNNLGKAISGELFEVNEMYATYIATAEFQQEQEALKSFTWAREAEKIHADLFKEAKLSVDMGKDVGFNEVHICSVCGYTTVGPIPEKCPVCGAEKTKFVSF
- a CDS encoding ATP-binding protein → MVKRKIVKIDEEKCNGCGLCISPCVESAIVLVNGKAKVISEELCDGAGVCLNVCPTGALSIEEREAMPFNEEAALKHKATIDKDRCSYCGNSDDDAPILTYKYKGEIKQVCVRCLPALIHG